A part of Salvelinus sp. IW2-2015 linkage group LG16, ASM291031v2, whole genome shotgun sequence genomic DNA contains:
- the LOC111975283 gene encoding mast cell protease 8 yields MGIPLNLGTLVLMLIFYSKVHAGRIYGGKEAVPYSRPYMVLLERATTNILKPKNCAGFLVREDFVMTAAHCNGRSIKVKLGVHNVQQESAQEMFVKQAFPHPHYDNEEHDNDIMLLKLEKNVLLTNRVRPIGLPQTEDEEVPKDCLVSGWGFNIRGVNKGSSVLLDLNVTLVASQVCSDNHAFCSSGLNGPGQGDSGSSLVCNGVAYGVVSCSIDELYIYTRIPDYLDWITNTMNN; encoded by the exons ATGGGCATTCCACTGAACCTGGGTACTCTGGTCCTAATGCTCATCTTCTACAGCAAAG TGCATGCAGGGCGCATCTATGGGGGCAAGGAGGCCGTGCCTTACAGCAGACCCTACATGGTCCTCCTGGAGAGGGCTACCACCAACATCCTGAAGCCCAAAAACTGTGCTGGCTTTCTAGTGAGAGAGGACTTTGTGATGACTGCTGCCCACTGCAATGGGAG ATCCATTAAGGTCAAGCTGGGAGTCCACAACGTGCAACAGGAAAGCGCTCAGGAAATGTTTGTGAAACAGGCATTTCCACATCCACATTATGATAATGAAGAACATGATAATGATATCATGCTACTCAAG CTGGAGAAGAATGTGCTTCTCACCAACCGTGTGAGACCCATTGGCCTCCCGCAGACAGAAGATGAGGAGGTGCCCAAGGACTGTCTGGTGTCAGGCTGGGGCTTCAATATCAGGGGAGTAAACAAAGGATCCTCTGTGCTACTAGACCTCAACGTGACACTGGTTGCGAGTCAAGTATGCTCAGACAACCATGCGTTCTGCTCTTCAGGACTAAATGGACCTGGTCAG GGAGACTCCGGTAGTTCATTGGTCTGTAACGGTGTGGCCTATGGGGTGGTGTCCTGCTCTATAGACGAACTCTACATTTACACGCGCATCCCTGACTACCTGGACTGGATCACCAACACCATGAATAATTGA